One window from the genome of Gimesia aquarii encodes:
- a CDS encoding CehA/McbA family metallohydrolase domain-containing protein, giving the protein MIKKFSSLIPFVILSGLLLCDMQSLPSAEPVPVDLSQIAADVIINEDSKTYDSHPSAVMVPDGSTWVAWNAFKNSRDQILLRKIEANGTLGPIQTVSKQGAVHGHPTVVSMDGDTLWVVWSAKRPMGWTILAREYQAGIGQKVIIVSETEVDTIQPTATRIADDQLMIAWSGRQNGRFQIQGRVLKGKDWQKPFTISTDTVDAFRPAIAVDESANVWVVWDQYRYKRYNVVGRKVAPEIGPMETISPAERHGLQPTILSTKQGLFVAWLQKQDVIGGPGVISQWHTLHVAKRGPQGWKQIQDAEGNRVAAELTQGLMAQIEPKPVATSGYLGRRTAPMLLADGDDVWLLWERKSDHRGSTAKPRGDLVGRRIQQNILQPAAVLYQGKVDYHLAHPEQAIDNKFALLASNVFGGGRRVYHRLVGDLKKQTKFEQEQWAGWQPIELPIKREVTTRRTIQADGKTLKLFWADMHCHNNLSSDAEGEPDELNVYARDRAALDVVVFTNNDFYIVPLTQYEYELGNFFANAFTQEQKFLSLPGYEWTSRIPGVKTAKAADPGNWTHPYKNRSYPNHRSVVYPSDGGPVVRFIEVENDISQLNIAVQKTGGITLTQHPAFKPSGHPVEVGMELTSGWSNYIARVPKLFHGVLNRGGNLAFVACGDSHRRAPGLSGALTGIYAEELTAESILDALKKRRCFATNGAQFFVDTRANGALMGEEITAQDGTVNLSLQAIGTRPVVSATLIHNGKEIKTFKGTGTKEFSTELRLTGLPPGRHWFYWRIVQSKDAPVLPGNLMAAHGHLAWSTPHFVNVGLK; this is encoded by the coding sequence GTGATCAAGAAATTCTCCTCACTCATTCCCTTTGTCATTCTGTCTGGTCTCTTACTGTGTGACATGCAGAGCTTGCCGAGTGCAGAGCCGGTTCCTGTTGACCTTTCGCAGATCGCCGCCGATGTCATTATCAACGAAGACAGCAAAACCTACGACTCTCATCCTTCCGCGGTGATGGTGCCGGATGGCTCCACGTGGGTGGCTTGGAATGCGTTCAAGAATAGTCGCGATCAAATTCTGCTTCGTAAAATCGAAGCGAACGGAACACTAGGACCGATTCAAACTGTCAGTAAACAGGGAGCCGTGCATGGCCATCCGACTGTGGTCTCAATGGATGGCGATACCCTCTGGGTTGTCTGGTCAGCAAAGCGACCCATGGGCTGGACAATTTTGGCACGTGAGTATCAGGCGGGAATCGGGCAGAAAGTGATTATCGTTTCGGAAACTGAAGTCGATACCATTCAACCGACGGCAACCCGCATTGCCGACGATCAACTGATGATCGCCTGGAGCGGAAGGCAGAACGGACGTTTTCAGATTCAAGGTCGTGTGCTTAAAGGGAAGGACTGGCAGAAACCGTTCACGATTTCGACTGACACGGTGGATGCATTCCGTCCCGCGATTGCTGTTGACGAATCAGCCAATGTGTGGGTGGTCTGGGATCAGTATCGTTACAAGCGGTACAATGTCGTTGGGCGAAAAGTCGCCCCAGAAATCGGTCCGATGGAAACAATATCCCCAGCCGAGAGGCACGGTTTACAGCCAACGATTCTTTCCACTAAACAAGGTCTGTTCGTCGCCTGGTTACAGAAACAGGATGTGATCGGCGGCCCGGGGGTGATCAGTCAGTGGCATACACTGCATGTCGCGAAGCGTGGTCCACAGGGGTGGAAACAGATTCAAGATGCAGAGGGGAACCGTGTCGCAGCGGAACTCACACAAGGCTTGATGGCGCAGATCGAACCCAAACCGGTTGCCACCAGCGGTTATCTCGGCAGACGTACGGCTCCGATGTTACTCGCTGACGGAGACGATGTCTGGTTGTTGTGGGAACGAAAATCAGACCATCGCGGATCGACGGCCAAGCCACGGGGAGACCTGGTGGGGCGTCGCATTCAACAGAACATACTACAGCCTGCGGCTGTGTTGTATCAGGGAAAGGTTGATTATCATCTGGCACACCCCGAACAAGCGATCGATAACAAATTTGCTCTGCTGGCTTCGAATGTGTTTGGCGGGGGACGTCGTGTGTATCATCGTCTCGTCGGTGATTTGAAAAAGCAAACGAAGTTTGAACAGGAACAATGGGCAGGCTGGCAGCCAATTGAGCTTCCCATTAAGCGGGAAGTCACCACGCGAAGGACGATTCAAGCCGATGGAAAAACTTTAAAACTGTTCTGGGCAGACATGCATTGTCACAACAATCTCTCGTCTGATGCCGAGGGGGAACCCGATGAGTTGAACGTTTACGCCCGCGATCGGGCCGCGCTGGATGTGGTTGTTTTTACTAATAACGATTTCTACATTGTCCCGTTAACACAATACGAATACGAACTGGGTAACTTCTTCGCGAATGCGTTTACGCAAGAGCAGAAATTTCTTTCGCTGCCGGGCTATGAATGGACGTCTCGCATACCCGGAGTCAAAACGGCAAAAGCTGCTGATCCTGGTAACTGGACGCATCCTTATAAAAATCGTTCCTACCCTAATCACCGTAGTGTTGTTTATCCTTCGGATGGCGGACCTGTCGTGCGGTTCATTGAAGTCGAAAATGACATCAGCCAATTGAATATAGCCGTTCAAAAAACGGGTGGCATCACCTTAACACAACACCCGGCCTTCAAACCATCGGGACATCCCGTTGAAGTGGGTATGGAATTAACCTCGGGTTGGAGTAATTACATCGCCCGTGTTCCCAAGCTGTTTCACGGCGTCCTCAATCGAGGCGGAAACCTAGCGTTTGTGGCCTGTGGCGATTCCCATCGACGCGCTCCCGGATTGAGTGGTGCCTTGACGGGCATCTACGCCGAAGAGCTAACGGCGGAATCGATTCTCGACGCCTTAAAAAAACGCCGCTGCTTTGCCACAAACGGTGCTCAGTTCTTTGTCGATACGCGCGCCAATGGTGCCTTGATGGGTGAGGAAATCACAGCGCAAGATGGTACGGTTAATCTATCTCTGCAAGCAATCGGTACACGTCCCGTTGTTTCGGCCACGTTGATTCACAATGGTAAGGAGATCAAAACATTCAAAGGCACGGGAACAAAAGAATTCAGCACTGAACTTCGTTTAACTGGTTTACCTCCTGGCAGACACTGGTTCTACTGGCGAATCGTTCAATCGAAAGATGCCCCTGTTCTCCCCGGAAACCTGATGGCCGCCCACGGACATCTTGCCTGGTCAACCCCACATTTTGTGAATGTGGGACTTAAATAA